One genomic segment of Xyrauchen texanus isolate HMW12.3.18 chromosome 5, RBS_HiC_50CHRs, whole genome shotgun sequence includes these proteins:
- the crfb15 gene encoding cytokine receptor family member B15, translating into MGAVVEWTSPHNSKSNVTYTARYLLRNEKIYLCMNTKELKCDAGKLPFAFGSYIFQVRAEDQGLFSEWVNTSEFAPNKHTSIGPPSVYLVIRNNTLDVLVRDPVLKIKKLAEIYSKVSYIIKYWTEGFEDMVTEKKINKEDQEDDVKWRIKGLNLWSRYCVTACVVPKGYRNKPEFSSAVCVSNTPVLTSCVIAAAILLPLVILAAWLAYKGKRFLYPKIKVPDSITNPFVPSFLTVEPVHHTPHEKEQHDKISAISEDHLHEELSEKTKNTEDKVFELLCDHGPIQEMEEDYKLLNQMQPAPTFYPNHLYPLCTKNTLFTHLNPPRFASSTGNQHYYCNLAATNSDLKRTNCAF; encoded by the exons ATGGGTGCAGTTGTAGAATGGACATCTCCACACAATTCCAAGAGTAACGTGACTTACACTGCAAGATACCT CCTAAGAAATGAAAAGATTTATCTTTGTATGAACACCAAAGAGCTCAAATGTGATGCAGGAAAGCTACCATTTGCGTTCGGGAGCTACATTTTCCAAGTGCGGGCAGAGGATCAGGGGCTATTCTCTGAATGGGTTAACACATCAGAATTTGCACCTAATAAGCACA CTTCCATAGGACCCCCTTCTGTGTATCTTGTCATCAGAAATAATACCTTGGATGTGCTTGTTCGAGACCcagtgctaaaaataaaaaaacttgcaGAAATTTATTCTAAAGTGTCCTACATCATCAAATACTGGACCGAAGGCTTTGAAGACATG GTGACGGAGAAGAAGATTAATAAAGAAGACCAAGAAGACGATGTTAAATGGCGCATTAAAGGACTAAACTTATGGAGCAGATATTGTGTTACGGCGTGTGTGGTACCCAAAGGCTACAGAAATAAGCCAGAGTTCAGTAGTGCTGTATGTGTTAGCAATACACCTG TGTTGACCAGCTGTGTGATCGCTGCTGCCATCCTCCTTCCTTTGGTGATCCTGGCCGCCTGGTTGGCCTATAAAGGGAAAAGATTCCTTTATCCCAAAATCAAAGTACCAGATTCCATTACG AATCCATTTGTACCATCATTTTTGACTGTTGAGCCAGTGCACCACACCCCACATGAGAAAGAACAGCATGATAAAATAAGTGCCATTTCTGAGGACCATCTGCATGAGGAACTCAGTGAGAAAACCAAAAACACAGAGGACAAGGTCTTTGAGTTGTTGTGTGATCATGGCCCAATACAAGAGATGGAAGAGGACTACAAGCTTCTGAATCAAATGCAACCTGCACCTACTTTTTACCCAAACCATCTCTACCCATTATGTACGAAGAACACGCTATTCACTCATCTGAATCCACCCCGCTTTGCAAGCTCcactggtaatcaacattactaCTGCAACTTAGCAGCGACCAACTCTGATCTTAAACGTACTAATTGCGCTTTCTGA